From Paracoccus aminovorans, one genomic window encodes:
- the rpmE gene encoding 50S ribosomal protein L31, translating into MKAEIHPDYHFITVKMTDGTTYQLRSTWGKEGDTMSLDIDPTVHPAWTGGSAKLMDTGGRVSKFKNKYAGLGF; encoded by the coding sequence ATGAAAGCAGAGATCCATCCCGACTATCACTTCATCACCGTCAAGATGACCGACGGGACCACCTATCAGCTGCGCTCGACCTGGGGCAAGGAAGGCGACACCATGTCGCTGGACATCGACCCGACCGTGCACCCCGCCTGGACCGGCGGCTCGGCCAAGCTGATGGACACCGGCGGCCGCGTGTCGAAGTTCAAGAACAAATACGCCGGCCTGGGCTTCTGA
- the rplS gene encoding 50S ribosomal protein L19, with product MNLIAQLEAEQIAELGKDIPDFKAGDTVRVGYKVTEGTRSRVQMYEGVVISRKGGGIGASFTVRKISFGEGVERVFPLYSTNVDSITVVRRGRVRRAKLYYLRDRRGKSARIAEVSNYKPKADAKA from the coding sequence ATGAACCTGATCGCCCAGCTCGAAGCCGAGCAGATTGCCGAACTCGGCAAGGACATTCCCGATTTCAAGGCCGGCGACACCGTCCGCGTCGGCTATAAAGTGACCGAAGGCACCCGCTCGCGCGTGCAGATGTACGAAGGCGTGGTGATCTCGCGCAAGGGCGGCGGCATCGGCGCCTCGTTCACCGTGCGCAAGATCTCGTTCGGCGAAGGCGTCGAGCGCGTCTTCCCGCTGTATTCGACCAATGTCGATTCGATCACCGTCGTCCGCCGCGGCCGCGTCCGCCGCGCCAAGCTGTATTACCTGCGCGACCGTCGCGGCAAATCCGCCCGCATCGCCGAAGTCAGCAACTACAAGCCCAAAGCCGACGCCAAGGCCTGA
- the trmD gene encoding tRNA (guanosine(37)-N1)-methyltransferase TrmD, which yields MSGEDVSAGMKSHGRLSIRESRQPRDLLAEPQVRGAWTAQVITLFPEAFPGVLGLSLTGRALAEGLWNLRTTDLRPFGIGKHRNVDDTPAGGGAGMVIRPDVMDAALREAGPGLPVIYLSPRGKPFTQDRARQLANGPGMTLICGRFEGVDQRVLDAHDVEEISIGDYVLTGGELAAQVLIDATVRLIPRVLGNQESLAEESFSDGLLEHPQYTKPALWEGRAIPEVLLSGNHAAIAIWRRDMAERLTKERRPDLWRAYGETRMDPAKDRQLSGASDQSRNYREHQEEPKR from the coding sequence ATGAGCGGCGAGGACGTTTCTGCGGGGATGAAGTCCCACGGCCGGCTGTCGATCCGCGAAAGCCGACAGCCCCGCGACCTGTTGGCCGAACCGCAGGTCAGGGGCGCCTGGACCGCACAGGTCATCACGCTTTTCCCCGAGGCTTTTCCAGGGGTTCTGGGGCTTTCCTTGACGGGTCGGGCGCTGGCCGAGGGGCTGTGGAACCTGCGCACCACCGACTTGCGCCCCTTCGGCATCGGCAAGCACCGCAACGTGGACGACACGCCCGCCGGCGGCGGCGCCGGCATGGTGATCCGCCCCGACGTGATGGACGCCGCCCTGCGCGAGGCCGGCCCCGGCCTGCCGGTGATCTATCTCTCGCCGCGCGGCAAGCCCTTCACGCAGGACCGCGCCCGCCAGCTGGCGAACGGCCCCGGCATGACCCTGATCTGCGGCCGGTTCGAGGGCGTGGACCAGCGCGTGCTGGACGCCCACGATGTCGAGGAAATCAGCATCGGCGATTACGTCCTGACCGGCGGCGAGCTGGCGGCTCAGGTCTTGATCGACGCGACGGTTCGGCTTATACCGCGCGTGCTGGGGAATCAGGAATCGCTGGCCGAGGAATCCTTTTCCGATGGCCTGCTTGAACATCCGCAGTACACGAAGCCCGCCCTGTGGGAAGGCCGCGCGATACCCGAGGTTCTGCTTTCGGGAAATCACGCGGCTATTGCCATATGGCGGCGCGACATGGCCGAAAGGCTGACCAAGGAACGCCGCCCCGACCTGTGGCGGGCATACGGGGAAACCCGCATGGACCCGGCAAAGGACCGACAGCTCTCGGGCGCATCAGACCAATCGCGGAACTACCGCGAGCATCAAGAGGAACCAAAGCGATGA
- the rimM gene encoding ribosome maturation factor RimM (Essential for efficient processing of 16S rRNA), translated as MVERICVGAIAGAFGVRGEVRLKSFTSEPSDVAAYGPLWSEDGKRSFTVRLTRPVTGGLGARLSGVETREDAEALKGATLWVDRERLPSLPDDEFYHTDLIGLSVYDAGGVLIGKVRAIYDHGAGDILEIFGPGRKQALLLPFTRAFVPTVDLAAGRIIADPPEETEE; from the coding sequence ATGGTCGAGCGGATCTGTGTCGGCGCGATCGCGGGCGCCTTTGGCGTCCGGGGCGAGGTGAGGCTGAAGAGCTTCACCTCGGAACCCTCCGACGTCGCCGCATATGGTCCGCTCTGGTCCGAGGATGGCAAGCGCAGCTTCACCGTCCGGCTGACCCGGCCGGTGACTGGCGGCCTGGGTGCCCGGCTTTCGGGCGTCGAAACACGCGAGGATGCCGAGGCGCTGAAGGGCGCGACGCTGTGGGTCGACCGCGAGCGTCTGCCCTCATTGCCCGACGACGAATTCTATCATACCGATCTGATCGGACTTTCCGTCTATGACGCCGGCGGCGTGCTGATCGGCAAGGTCCGCGCCATCTACGACCATGGCGCGGGCGACATCCTGGAAATCTTCGGCCCCGGCCGCAAGCAGGCGTTGCTGCTGCCCTTCACCCGCGCCTTCGTGCCGACAGTGGACCTGGCCGCCGGCCGCATCATCGCCGACCCGCCCGAGGAAACCGAGGAATGA
- the rpsP gene encoding 30S ribosomal protein S16, producing the protein MAMKIRLARGGSKKRPHYAIVASDSRMPRDGRFLEKLGTYNPLLPKDSEDRIKMDVERVQYWLGQGAQPTDRVARFLEAAGAKPKTERKNLKKGEPGKAAKERAEKRAAREAAANAPAEEAASE; encoded by the coding sequence ATGGCAATGAAAATCCGTCTGGCCCGTGGCGGCTCGAAGAAACGCCCGCATTACGCCATCGTCGCGTCGGATTCGCGCATGCCGCGCGATGGCCGCTTCCTGGAGAAACTGGGCACCTACAACCCGCTGCTGCCGAAGGATTCGGAAGACCGCATCAAGATGGACGTCGAACGCGTGCAATACTGGCTGGGCCAGGGTGCGCAGCCCACCGACCGCGTCGCCCGCTTCCTGGAAGCCGCCGGCGCCAAGCCGAAGACCGAGCGCAAGAACCTGAAGAAGGGCGAGCCGGGCAAGGCCGCGAAAGAGCGTGCCGAGAAGCGCGCCGCCCGCGAAGCCGCCGCCAACGCCCCCGCCGAAGAAGCCGCTTCGGAATAA
- a CDS encoding chorismate mutase: protein MTTDATRAAALLKEHRASIDRLDAILVYTLAERFKHTQNVGRLKAEHDLPPSDPAREANQIERLERLAREADLDPEFARKFLNFVIAEVIRHHETFQS from the coding sequence GTGACGACTGACGCCACCCGCGCCGCCGCTCTCTTGAAAGAGCATCGCGCCAGCATCGACCGTCTGGACGCGATCCTGGTCTATACGCTGGCCGAGCGCTTCAAGCACACTCAGAACGTCGGCCGCCTCAAGGCCGAACACGACCTTCCTCCGTCCGATCCCGCCCGCGAGGCGAACCAGATCGAGCGGCTGGAACGCCTCGCGCGCGAGGCCGACCTCGACCCGGAATTCGCGCGCAAATTCCTTAATTTCGTGATCGCCGAAGTGATAAGGCATCACGAGACCTTCCAATCCTGA
- a CDS encoding GNAT family N-acetyltransferase: MALTATRPAAAHVQAATVPILRTGRLVLREPRFQDLDAVAGFMASPRAAFVGGTMTRHEAWRQMLNVFGHWQVRGYGYWTIEEAATGRIVGRSGVHYHEEEWPAPELGWQVFEGFEGLGYAQEAAVAARLQAARMGLDALISLVAPDNLRSRRLADRMGARVEGETVVMGKPVLIYRHPVVTDTAPEGSA, from the coding sequence ATGGCCCTGACCGCAACCCGCCCTGCTGCTGCCCATGTGCAGGCCGCGACGGTTCCCATCCTGCGGACCGGGCGGCTGGTGCTGCGCGAGCCCCGCTTTCAGGATCTGGACGCGGTGGCCGGCTTCATGGCCTCGCCCCGCGCCGCGTTCGTCGGCGGGACCATGACGCGGCATGAGGCGTGGCGGCAGATGCTGAACGTCTTCGGCCACTGGCAGGTGCGCGGCTATGGTTACTGGACCATCGAGGAAGCCGCGACCGGCCGCATCGTGGGGCGCAGCGGCGTCCACTATCACGAAGAGGAATGGCCGGCGCCCGAACTGGGCTGGCAGGTCTTCGAGGGCTTCGAGGGGCTGGGCTATGCGCAGGAGGCCGCCGTCGCCGCGCGCCTGCAGGCGGCGCGGATGGGGCTGGACGCGCTGATCTCTCTCGTCGCGCCGGACAATCTGCGCTCGCGCCGGCTCGCGGACCGCATGGGCGCGCGTGTCGAAGGCGAAACCGTGGTGATGGGCAAGCCGGTGCTGATCTATCGCCACCCGGTGGTGACGGATACCGCCCCGGAGGGTTCCGCATGA
- the ffh gene encoding signal recognition particle protein — MFENLSDRLGGVFDRLTKQGALTEDDVTAAMREVRVALLEADVSLPVARSFVKTVTVKATGSAVTKSITPGQQVVKIVHDELIKVLQGEGAPDALRIDNPPAPILMVGLQGSGKTTTTAKLAKRLKDREKKRVLLASLDTNRPAAMEQLAILGQQIGVDTLPIVPGENAVQIAKRAKQQATLGGYDVYMLDTAGRLHIDEVLMDEVQAVRDVANPRETLLVVDGLTGQDAVNVASEFDGKVGISGVVLTRMDGDGRGGAALSMRAVTGKPIRFVGLGEKMDALEAFDASRVAGRILGMGDIVALVEKAQEVLEVEQAERMMKRFQKGLFNMNDLKSQLEQMMKMGGMQSIMGMMPGMGKMAKQAEAAGFDDKAIKRQIALIESMTKKERANPDLLQASRKKRIAAGAGMEVSELNKLLKMQKQMADTMKKLGKMGKGGMLKQAMRAMTGRGGGLPDMADVDPAKMAEATKMLQDPKGLGGDLGKLNLPGGLSGLFGKK, encoded by the coding sequence ATGTTTGAAAACCTGTCCGACCGCCTTGGCGGCGTCTTCGACCGGCTGACCAAGCAGGGCGCCCTGACCGAGGATGACGTCACCGCCGCCATGCGCGAGGTGCGCGTCGCGCTGCTGGAAGCCGACGTCTCGCTGCCGGTCGCGCGCAGCTTCGTGAAAACCGTCACCGTCAAGGCCACCGGCAGCGCCGTCACCAAGTCGATCACCCCCGGCCAGCAGGTCGTGAAGATCGTCCATGACGAGCTCATCAAGGTCCTGCAGGGCGAGGGAGCGCCCGACGCGCTGAGGATCGACAACCCGCCGGCGCCGATCCTGATGGTCGGGCTTCAGGGCTCGGGCAAGACCACCACCACCGCGAAATTGGCCAAGCGCCTCAAGGATCGCGAGAAGAAGCGCGTGCTGCTGGCCTCGCTCGACACCAACCGTCCGGCGGCCATGGAGCAGCTGGCGATCCTGGGCCAGCAGATCGGCGTCGATACGCTGCCGATCGTGCCGGGCGAGAATGCGGTGCAGATCGCGAAACGCGCCAAGCAGCAGGCGACGTTGGGCGGCTATGACGTCTATATGCTCGACACCGCCGGCCGGCTGCATATCGACGAAGTGCTGATGGATGAGGTCCAGGCGGTCCGCGACGTGGCCAACCCGCGCGAGACCCTGCTGGTCGTCGACGGCTTGACCGGGCAGGACGCGGTGAACGTCGCCAGCGAATTCGACGGCAAGGTCGGCATCTCGGGCGTCGTGCTGACCCGGATGGACGGCGACGGCCGCGGTGGTGCTGCGCTGTCGATGCGCGCCGTGACCGGCAAGCCGATCCGCTTCGTCGGTCTGGGCGAAAAGATGGACGCGCTGGAGGCCTTCGACGCCAGCCGCGTCGCCGGCCGCATCCTCGGCATGGGCGATATCGTCGCCCTGGTCGAGAAAGCGCAGGAGGTGCTGGAGGTCGAGCAGGCCGAGCGCATGATGAAGCGCTTCCAGAAGGGTCTGTTCAACATGAACGACCTGAAGAGCCAGCTGGAACAGATGATGAAGATGGGCGGGATGCAGTCCATCATGGGCATGATGCCCGGCATGGGCAAGATGGCCAAGCAGGCCGAGGCCGCCGGCTTCGACGACAAGGCGATCAAGCGCCAGATCGCGCTGATCGAGTCGATGACCAAGAAGGAACGCGCCAATCCCGACCTGCTGCAGGCGAGCCGCAAGAAGCGCATCGCCGCCGGCGCCGGCATGGAGGTGTCGGAGCTCAACAAGCTGCTGAAGATGCAAAAGCAGATGGCCGACACGATGAAGAAGCTCGGCAAGATGGGCAAGGGCGGCATGCTGAAGCAGGCCATGCGCGCCATGACCGGCAGGGGCGGCGGGCTGCCCGACATGGCCGACGTCGATCCGGCCAAGATGGCCGAGGCCACCAAGATGCTGCAGGATCCCAAGGGCCTGGGCGGCGATCTGGGCAAGCTGAACCTGCCCGGCGGGCTTTCGGGACTGTTCGGAAAGAAATAA